The following nucleotide sequence is from Ascaphus truei isolate aAscTru1 unplaced genomic scaffold, aAscTru1.hap1 HAP1_SCAFFOLD_1740, whole genome shotgun sequence.
CATAGTGAATTCATCACCACTCTCCTTGAATATGTACTTACTCACAACTATTTTGTATTTAATGGAAAATACTATCAACAAATCCAAGGGACAGCTATGGGCACTACCTATGCCCCCATGTATGAGAATTTATACTTAAGCTGGTGGAAAGAGACAAGAGTTTTTGAAGATTATCTAATGGAGTTTACTGAGTTCATAGACCTGGataagatatattgatgacatcctGCTAATATGGAGGGGTACCAGCGAACACCTGGAAAACTTTATCAAAGCATTAAATAAGAATGAACACAATTTAAAACTTACGTCTGAAGTAGATTCGCAACATATACATTTTCTGGATCTAACTGTCTCAAAAAATGCAGACGCCACCATCCGTACCACAACATATAGAATACACACGGCTACTAATACCTACCTCAAAGCGGATAGCCATCATCCGGAACCTCTTAAAAGGGGAATTCCAGTAGGCCAATATTTACGTTTAAAACGCAACTGCTCTGATGAAACAGAGTTTAAGAAACAAGCGGACCTTATGAGGGACAGATTCCTTAAACGTGGATATAGCAAGAATGTGCTAAAAGGACATACCAACGAGCCTTAGGCACAAACAGGGACTCTCTTTTAACAAATAAGGAAAATGACAGAACTGGTGATGGGAAAGTCATCAGGTATGTCCCCGTACATAAAATACCAAATGGAGAGAGATGAGGACCAGCAtccaaaaacactggcatatcttTCTAAATGATGAAGATTTAATGAACACTCTAAAAAACAAACCATCCATGGTATGGAAAAAAGCACCGAACATTGGAGATAAAATAGTTCACAGCCACTTCCAGAATAAAGGACAGAATACTAGTCATTGGATATCAGATCAAAATAAAGGATCTTACAAATGTGGCTCTTGCAAGGTCTCCTGCCAGTTTATGGCAACAAGCAAAACATTTTCAAACAGTGATGACACCAAACATTTTGCTCAAAAAACATTTATGAATGGCAAAACGGCAGGAGTGATCTATCTGATTACATGTAGATGTGGACACAAATACGTTGGCAAAACATGCAGACAGCTGCGAGGGAGGGTGTTGGAACATACCGGTTCTATTAAAAATCTATATGACACACCAGTTTCAAGACATGTGAGAGAACAGCATGAGGGCAATACAGGAGTGCTTGCTTTCCAGGGCATAGATCGCCTATTACCTACAATACGTAAAGGTGACTGGGTTAAAAAATTACTCCAAAGTGAAGCAAAATGGATCTTTAATTTAAATACTATGTCATCAATAGGTGTTAACAAAGGTTTCAtgtatataccgtttatagaataGCATGTTGTTTTTTTACTGACATTCAATTCATGATGAACATTAAAAAGATACTCACTATAAACCTTTATTTTTGTGACAGAGACATATATATGCAGAGAACGTTTCTGGTATTATATGTAACAGTATCCTAAACATCAAGGAAATCATTCCTACACTCAAGCATATgtttacagtatatgttttgagcATGTTTTTATTATTCCTAAGTACTTACCTTGCATAGATGTGGAGATTTCATTAAAGTTTGCATTTAACTCTGTAAACAAAAGGAAAGTGTCAGATATCACCATATCTACGGAGACGCTATAAAACAACATCTCATAGCGTGGTTACGTGTCCCTAGAAGAAGCTGTGGTCACGGCGAAACAGCTGTAGGGAACGCTGTCTCAATCAAGTTTACTGCATGATCCTTTGGCAATCGGACGGAAATTACGCGTACCTGCAGGATTGGATCTCCTCCCACGGAGTACCATGGAGTAACATGGTACACGTATTCATTACTACTTTATCTCACAAACCAAcgccattttcttgtgtcccctagcggctgacgcgccacagcgtgtagtgctctgtgccgccaggggggaccgggaccggctcagcaggtttcccctgctggtggggaacacgcgatatggccgcccgcgccacggagcacagcgggaccgaggccttagataAGTGAAGCTGTGATTATACGCGAAATATTGCTACAGAACAATGTCAATTAATGAAACTTAGTACTGCTAATACGTTGGCAAAACATGCAGACAGCTGCGAAGGAGGGTGTTGGAACATACATGTTCTATTAAAAATCTATATGACACACCAGTCTCAAGACATGTGAGAGAACAGCATGCGGGCAATACAGGAGTGCTTGTTTTCCAGGGCATAGATCGGCTATTACCTACAATAAGTAAAGGTGACTGGGATAAAAAATTACTCCAAAGTGAAGCAAAATGGATCTTTAATTTAAATACTATGTCACCAATAGGTGTTAACAAAGGTTTCATGTATATATACCATTTATAGAATAGCATGTTGCTTTTTTAATGAGATTCAATTCACGATGAACATTAAAAAGATACTCACTATAAACCTTTATTTTTGTGACAGAGACATATATATGCAGAGAACGTTTCtgttactgtatgtaacattatCCTAAACATCAAGGAAATCATTCCTACGCTCAAGTATATgtttacagtacatgttttgagcATGCTTTTATTATTCCTAAGTACTTACCTTGCATAGATGTTGCCATGTTATTAAATTTTTCATTTACATCTGTAAACAAAAGGAAAGCGTCAGATATCACCATAGCTACGGAGACGCTATAAAACAACATCTCATAGCGTGGTTATGTGTCCCCAGAAGAAGTCGTGGTCACGGCGAAACAGCTGTAGGAAACGCTGTCTCAATCAAGTTTACTGCATGATCCTTTGGCAATCGGACGGAAATTACGCGTATCTGCAGGATTGGATCTCCTCCCACGGAGCAACATGGAGTAACATGGTACACGTATTCATTACTACTTTATCTCACAAACTGCGTGAACATTGTGAACATTGTGGTTACAACCGACATCAAAATATCTTTCAAAGGACTGAGGTAAaatgtgcagcacagtactgccACCACAAGCAGTACACAGAGTACTACACCGCACAGGAGTATAAGTCTCTAAACATTGCTCTACTGAAAgcttatgtagccccggtctattTTTCCCCTCCGACAGCCCCCTCCGCGtgtgccgagcgatcgcgggtgccgccgctGCCACTGACGGACCCGCTgggagaacgcgagggtgggggctagtGCAGGGAGCTGTGCGCTGTTCCCTGAGGTTGCCGGGTAcgcgagcggcccgttgttagggccgcgatcgcgttgccgaggtcccgggcgatgggctcacctcgtcatcgcatcctggtggaggtgtctcccccaaaagatctctgcagaccagggaacgaatccgacctcatcaaggtatccggtacaGCGGCCCGGAGCAACACTTACTCCTGCGCGAGGaatctccaagcttggccttTTCAAGACACGGGCCGGCACGAAGAGGTTGTGCTGTCCGCAGAagatgtcaccgttaaagggattgctggagcggatAAAGACTGTGCTGAGTCCGCTCTGGTGGCCTCTCCCATGCGCACGATGGAGTGCttcgttcgccatgtggtggaccgaggcaagagactgaacctccctgtctcccgtgagacgaaacCGGacgatccggcaagggtcaatacccaggaccctgtactattttttttacgagggggaggcggtggtttGACGGTAAAGACTGATAtcgagttccaaaagactcacaggagtcacggtgggataccctcacccaatcagttaggggcactccactctgagactcagctggcctcgggtatccatgcaaGTATGTCAGATATTGGTGaacaaatgcatttttcattatataatcctctgttgcatggttgctacccaagcgaggtcgttggggttctacgagggggagaattaggcccCGGTCTATTTTTCCCCTCTGACAGCCCCCTCCGCGtgtgccgagcgatcgcgggtgccgccgctgccactgacggacccgccgggagaacgcgagggtgggggctagtGCAGGGAGCTGTGCGCTGTTCCCTGAGGTGGCCGGTTGCCGGGTACGCAAAcggcccgttgttagggccgcgatcgcgttgccgaggtcccggcggctcggagaacagggcgccgccattgcgcgatacttcgcgcatgcgcagggaccagcaggagcagagaaggtcTCTGAGAAGTCGCGCGAGAGCAAGGAAAAGGTTGCGGctgccattaggcgttcgcgcatgcgcagggcaggcgcgcacgcggccccaatgctgtagcagcctcctgggaactacaactcccaggaggcatagggagacaggcaccaggtgcctgataggagccaatagggctggaggattcccacacaggagaaaggatacatttcgcgggcataGTGTCAcgtcagtcaggctgaggaggaggaagggaaaggaagggtgcagggagcgagtggctcctgcaccaggtaaggtttccccaagtcccaggcaggccccaaatccctgttagggcagggggtaactgataAAGGACGGCCCGAGATAAGGGGGGTTGCCCTTAGGTGTGTTAGTGCTGTGTATGGTTGTTGCAtgttgtcgctgcatgtactgagtgcagtgtgtgcagcgtgtgttgctgtctgcaggctgactgtgtgagcagtgtgtcggCTGCGGCACTGTTAGTATTAGCGAGTTAGCTAGTTGTTAGTGAGGCTTAGGGCCGTGGGTAGTTAGGGGCGTGGGACAGGTCATatcccctgcaggcccataggagttccccaagccactacaggttgcggtACAACAGGGACagaccctaggttagggttgctgttcccgtgagagggttgctgttcccgggaagcggttggacccacgttggggtccacagagactgtgttccagAGTGGGGCCGctctagcggtccgcacgtgcaggagttcggttgaaGGAGTCATCGCCGACTGAGCCTTTGCTAAGACTGctgacccgagcatcggagtgctcggcaggtatcaaatatatatgtgcaccaccgggcccttagattaactgtgactgcgcagtcacccattgacctccgtaggagtacgggacattctaaggggttctttggacactgggtgggagtcaccgggtgttgggaaagcgtccggTGGGACGTCACGGttggtgtctcctcgtgagagggacgcaggtcaatatgtatgtgttatgtttctatgtgtgttagtaaagtgttagttattatataatcactgtgtatggtatgtttcttgcccagggtaaatctttcgtaatggggatcctgggtaagtggaggcgctgcgctatgtgtTATGAgtgagtattaccccaggctcccagctagcggaggctcagatctcctggagccacaggtgttagacagcaaccagtagtcccttaggtaggtgttcagaaaaagggctacacttatatGAGAGTGTTGTTTCTGCAAAGGTTAACATATGCCTATTCCTTCAATTAAGTTTTCAGCATTGTATGAACATACAGTGTAAAGTGAGGGACACGGCAGTTGCCATTGTGAGTGCTGTGCTGCGTGGAAGAACTATACTTTAAAACCTGTTCTGCTGGAAGCTGATAAATCTGTTGGGACTATATATGGTTAAAATATGCTTACACCTTCAATCAAGTTTTCAGCATTATCTTCGCTAAGAGTCAGTGTTCAAATGTAATTGCCTACTCATACAGGGCTTATTCAACCAGTTTGTATcaatgctgctatactaagtgccagaCATTTAAGTAGTAGACAATgcgttttttctatttgaaagatATCTAATTAACTGTACAAAAATTGCGTTATCCATCTACACCagaggtggggaaccttttttctggcaagcccaagggccattttgatatttataaaatcattcgagggccatccaaaatgatcaacttaaaaattagcctgctatatttggtcaaacatttaattaactcaccactaatgtgatggctggaactgcttctctttgggtgactgactcttgggtggtgggtgactatgactgactgcggtTTGGTGTCTGCACACAGAcatacacgcacgtacacacacacacacacggcaggggggagggaaatcagactcagactctcactctcagactcagacccactctcagactctcagacccactctcagactcagacccactctcagactcactctcagactcagacccactctcagacccactctcactcagactcattctcagacccactctcactctcagactctcagattcagactcactctcagattcagactcactctcagacccactctcagactcggacccactctcagattctcagacccactctcagattctcagacccactctcagattctcagacccactctcagactctcagacccactctcagactctcagacccactctcagactctcagacccactctcagactctcagacccactctcagactctcagacccactctcagactcagacccactctcagactcagacccactctcagattctcagacccactctcagattctcagacccactctcagattctcagacccactctcagattctcagacccactctcagattctcagacccactctcagactctcagacccactctcagactctcagacccactctcagactcagacccactcttagactctcagaccaactctcagacccactctcactctcaggactctcagactcactctcagacccactctcagactcagacccactctcagattctcagacccactctaagacccactctcagactcactcactctcagactctcagactcagactcactctgagacccactctcagacccactctcagattctcagacccactctcagattctcagacccactctcagactcacactctctctgacacacacacacactctcacacacatacacacacatacacacacacacacacacacacacacaccacaaatatatatatatatatatatatatatatatatatatatatatatatacacacacacacacatatatacacacacacataaatatatatacacatatatatacacacacatatatacacacacacacacacacacacacatatatacacatatatatacacacacatatatatatacacacacacacacacatatatatatatatatatatatatatacacacacatatatatatatatatacacacacacacacacacatatatacatacatttagctaagcctgagattctctcccataaacagggaggtgtggccagaCTGACTATTGATACAGTGCAGCTCTTCCTACCCAAAGCCTGCTGTCCCAGAAGGAAGTTCCTCAGCTTGTTTGCCgtcactcccttcctctcctctcctcccccttcctctcccttcttctcctccccctcccccttcctctcctccccctcccctcccttcgaGCCTGCAGTGGTTTGGGCTCCTCGGGTTGAGCTGACAGCCAGTGCAGAGCCGCACTTCTCACTGTAAACCCCGCACTCGCTGTCCTCTGGTAGTGCGCAGGTCAGCACAGCGCGGGGGatgctgggttggcgcttccctgCCCTCAGTCCCAagttgggaagagggggggggagcgggctcacaggcagcaggccggacaccctgcttgccctgcgggacctctgctctgcgcatgctgaatcgctgccattttttccaaatttaattaatttatttttttaaatataacggGCAGGGCCGCACGGGGGTTGGACCAAATCATTTCGCGGGCCGTATGCGgcgttttttctatttgaaagatATCTAATTAACTGTACAAAAATTGCGTTATCCATCTACACCTTCACAATAAAACAACTCTCAGTGGATCTGTGGAATCTAAGATAAACACAAGAATTAGCTATAATGAGCGGCACAATGGACAAAAGTATTAGCCTTTGTAATTTACTCCAATAAAAATCTGCTCTAACCACCTGGATCCTAATTAAATGAAAGGAATTTGCTTATAACTGCAAACTCAAAGAAAAgactgttaggctaaggccccgctcccagagtcagcgcacccgcactgcagacaggcggtgcgctgacatacacagaccgcgatatgcggactgtagggagccggagctggaggtgggtgggagtgggaggtttgacagggagggggcgtggcttgagcggagggacccgctactctccccccccctccctccacatactcgggctggagctgctgatggtaagtattaaacacacacacacacgcgcgcgcacacagaggcaggcactcacgcactcatatacacacacagacaggcacgcacgctttcactccacactcctccccgctccccgaagcctctcctcctcccgaagcctcccctccccattggctcacagccacaccacgtgacgcgtcaacgccattttcttgtgtcccctagcggctgacgcgccacagcgtgtagtgctctgtgccgccaggggggaccgggaccggctcagcaggtttcccctgctggtggggaacacgCGATATGGCCGCCTGCGCCACGGAgcacagcgggaccgaggccttagataAGTGAAGCTGTGATTATACGCGAAATATTGCTACAGAACAATGTCAATTAATGAAACTTAGTACTGCTAATACGTTGGCAAAACATGCAGACAGCTGCGAAGGAGGGTGTTGGAACATACATGTTCTATTAAAAATCTATATGACACACCAGTCTCAAGACATGTGAGAGAACAGCATGCGGGCAATACAGGAGTGCTTGTTTTCCAGGGCATAGATCGGCTATTACCTACAATAAGTAAAGGTGACTGGGATAAAAAATTACTCCAAAGTGAAGCAAAATGGATCTTTAATTTAAATACTATGTCactgtaaggttaaaactgtcttctggaattgataaggttaaaaagaatacgctggccttgctattttcacgggaggctatcgtaaatagctgcagaccaactgttcaatgcctgtcaaaatattgttaaaacagaggatagggctgccttataagtcaccattgtatatgtctcttgctcagcagttaaatgttttaagctctacagaaaaggcattatgtgaaggatacatgtaaatttagatgtgtacccatatttgtaacagatgacaactgtatttttgtccctgccttgtgtataaatacctgcttgtgaaccattaaaatttagttgtgacaattcaaccactagcttccttgaattttcacagctccgagctcgtatatgctacgctaattgaaagcatcccatatctgttgcgtttcagtagctcccgggagaaaaggttttgcttgccctagaaggacctgatctgtagagatctaacagtcACCAATAGGTGTTAACAAAGGTTTCATGTATATACCATTTATAGAATAGCATGTTGCTTTTTTAATGAGATTCAATTCACGATGAACATTAAAAAGATACTCACTATAAACCTTTATTTTTGTGACAGAGACATATATATGCAGAGAACGTTTCtgttactgtatgtaacattatCCTAAACATCAAGGAAATCATTCCTACGCTCAAGTATATgtttacagtacatgttttgagcATGCTTTTATTATTCCTAAGTACTTACCTTGCATAGATGTTGCCATGTTATTAAATTTTTCATTTACATCTGTAAACAAAAGGAAAGCGTCAGATATCACCATAGCTACGGAGACGCTATAAAACAACATCTCATAGCGTGGTTATGTGTCCCCAGGAGAAGCTGTGGTCACGGCGAAACAGCTGTAGGAAACGCTGTCTCAATCAAGTTTACTGCATGATCCTTTGGCAATCGGACGGAAATTACGCGTATCTGCAGGATTGGATCTCCTCCCACGGAGCAACATGGAGTAACATGGTACACGTATTCATTACTACTTTATCTCACAAACTGCGTGAACATTGTGAACATTGTGGTTACAACCGACATCAAAATATCTTTCAAAGGACTGAGGTAAAATGCGCAGCACAGTACTGCCACCACAAGCACTACACAGAGTACTACACCGTACAGGAGTATAAGTCTCTAAACATTGCTCTACTGAAAGCTTACAGTATATGAGAGTGTTGTTTCTGCAAAGGTTAACATATGCTTATTCCTTCAATCAAGTTTTCAGCATTGTATGAACATACACTgtaaagtgagggacacagcagTTGCCATTGTGAGTGCTGTGCTGCGTGGAAGAACTATACTTTAAAACCTGTTCTGCTGGAAGCCGATAAATCTGTTGGGACTACCTAGGGTTAAAATATGCTTACACCTTCAATCAAGTTTTTAGCATTATCAACGCTGAGTCAGTGATCACATGTAATTGCCTACTCATACAGGGCTTATTCAACCGGTTTGTATCAATGCTGCTATACTTTGTGTCAGACTTTTAAGTAGTAGACAATgcgttttttctatttgaaagatATCTAATTAACTGTACAAAAATTGCGTTATCCATCTACATCTTCACAATAAAACTACCATCAGTGGATCTGTGGAATCTAAGATAAACACAAGAATTTGTTATAATGAGCGGCACAATGGACCAAAGTATTAGCCTTTGTGATTTACTCCAATAAAAACTGCTCTAACCAACTGGATCCTAATTAAAGGAAAGGAATTTGCTTATAACTGCAAAcacaaagaaaagactgttaGATAAGTGAAGCTGTGATTATACGCGAAATATTGCTACAGAACAATGTCAATTGATGAAATGTAGCACTGCTACAGCAATGTTACATTTTATTGGGAAGCTTGTTTCTGTGTACCCTTGGCTAAAAGGTGTTCTAATCAAATTGTATCCAACAACATGATGCATGCTAACCATAAGCAAACCCCCCCGTGATACACTGCATACTATTTAGAGTTATCAATTAAAGCACCTTTAGCTAGCCCTCAAAGTGACTAATTATAGTCTCAATATAAATTCCCAATTATATTAAGCACAACATAATCATGCAGTATAACTTTGGATCTgtttaattattttaaaaatgaatTCTTTTTGAGTGTtacatgttaaaaataaaagttttaaatTGTGTAGACACAGTATTTTGTCAAAAGTGTCTTTTGGTTATgacatatagggcctcatgcagagagcagcgcaaaaagtgaaagcggcattaattggcggattctgccttcagaaaggcagaaaccggcaagtttaaaaaaaagcgccatttttttttccccttcaaattCGCCGCGCGTCTGGAGAGTTtaaaatctctccagtttttttctctgccgtatgcagagagccg
It contains:
- the LOC142476817 gene encoding uncharacterized protein LOC142476817, which produces MGSPRHRILVEVSPPKDLCRPGNESDLIKVSGTAARSNTYSCARNLQAWPFQDTGRHEEVVLSAEDVTVKGIAGADKDCAESALVASPMRTMECFVRHVVDRGKRLNLPVSRETKPDDPARVNTQDPVLFFLRGGGGGLTVKTDIEFQKTHRSHGGIPSPNQLGALHSETQLASGIHASMSDIGEQMHFSLYNPLLHGCYPSEVVGVLRGGELGPGLFFPSDSPLRVCRAIAGAAAATDGPAGRTRGWGLVQGAVRCSLRWPVAGYANGPLLGPRSRCRGPGGSENRAPPLRDTSRMRRDQQEQRRSLRSRARARKRLRLPLGVRACAGQARTRPQCCSSLLGTTTPRRHRETGTRCLIGANRAGGFPHRRKDTFRGHSVTSVRLRRRKGKEGCRERVAPAPGKVSPSPRQAPNPC